A genome region from Aliivibrio salmonicida LFI1238 includes the following:
- a CDS encoding type VI secretion IcmF C-terminal domain-containing protein, which translates to MVKYSPNQDSSAFKIARDRMQGMPNELNDIRVMAETLPQPLQQWWRQVANNTWGILLTHSRNHIQMVYQDKVVNHYDVALAGRYPFRNSNQDVNIADFDEFFQTGGILDHFYDVYLASFVHKQKGKFLEKQLNGRSLGLSNSFLNQYYFGLTIQKMFYGSKGKEANVSFRIAPFELDASALQSTFYYGKNKFAYRHGPIQKKQFTWPITNQRQYVSFVLQDLSGTKVVNQQNSGPWAFFRVLDKFTVNKYRGQDVIKVDFKNRGMNAKYLIYSDRTPNPFNRKILTNFYLPKRING; encoded by the coding sequence ATGGTTAAGTACTCGCCGAACCAAGATTCATCAGCCTTTAAAATTGCACGAGATCGCATGCAAGGAATGCCAAATGAATTAAATGATATTCGAGTCATGGCAGAAACATTACCGCAACCACTCCAACAATGGTGGAGACAAGTTGCGAATAATACATGGGGGATTTTACTTACCCATTCTAGAAACCACATACAAATGGTCTACCAAGACAAAGTCGTCAATCATTACGACGTCGCACTCGCAGGTCGTTATCCATTTAGAAACAGCAATCAAGACGTTAATATTGCTGACTTTGATGAATTTTTCCAAACTGGGGGGATTTTAGATCATTTCTACGATGTTTATTTAGCTTCATTTGTGCATAAACAAAAAGGGAAGTTTTTAGAGAAGCAACTAAACGGACGCTCTTTAGGCCTCTCTAACTCTTTTTTGAACCAATATTATTTTGGCTTAACCATTCAAAAAATGTTCTATGGCTCAAAAGGAAAAGAAGCAAATGTCTCCTTCCGAATTGCCCCATTTGAACTGGATGCGAGTGCTCTGCAATCAACCTTCTATTATGGTAAAAATAAGTTTGCTTATCGTCACGGTCCTATTCAGAAGAAACAGTTCACTTGGCCTATTACAAATCAACGTCAATACGTCAGCTTTGTCTTGCAAGACTTAAGCGGCACAAAAGTAGTTAATCAACAAAACTCTGGTCCTTGGGCTTTCTTCAGAGTATTAGATAAGTTCACTGTAAATAAGTACCGAGGACAAGATGTCATCAAAGTCGATTTTAAAAACCGAGGGATGAACGCAAAGTACCTTATTTATAGTGACCGAACACCGAACCCATTTAATCGTAAAATTCTGACTAATTTCTATCTTCCAAAAAGGATTAATGGATAA
- the icmH gene encoding type IVB secretion system protein IcmH/DotU, with translation MSSMDDRTVLITQDPNQVSPTLTQSPNAPKFDQLQNRMVYAARIKPEEYNFAGNNPLISAASSLLCITCDLKKETYQDIDLLKPKLVEEIKSFEFQALNSGVENNYVALSRYLLCSFIDEVVVTTPWGAESHWASQSMLSSFHNETYGGEKFFLLLEKLSRNPAKYLELLELMYLCLSLGFEGKYRVLSRGLIELDAIRDSLYRQIRSLRGDEKSSLSPNWEPKQVQRHKLTRQTSWVGIVCVVLFSLCAIYGGFYYVLDQQSAHVIQAFEHIEL, from the coding sequence ATGAGCAGCATGGATGACCGCACGGTACTTATTACCCAAGATCCAAATCAAGTTAGCCCTACGTTAACTCAGAGCCCCAATGCCCCAAAGTTTGATCAATTACAAAATCGAATGGTGTATGCCGCTCGTATCAAACCTGAAGAGTACAACTTTGCTGGCAACAATCCACTGATTAGCGCCGCATCGTCTTTGCTTTGTATTACGTGTGATTTAAAGAAAGAAACGTATCAAGATATAGATCTACTCAAGCCTAAATTAGTCGAAGAAATTAAATCATTTGAATTCCAAGCTTTAAATTCAGGCGTTGAGAATAACTACGTCGCACTATCCCGCTATTTACTGTGCTCTTTTATTGATGAAGTGGTTGTTACTACACCTTGGGGAGCCGAAAGCCACTGGGCATCACAAAGTATGCTTAGTAGCTTTCACAATGAAACCTATGGCGGTGAGAAGTTTTTTCTGTTGCTTGAAAAGCTAAGTCGAAATCCAGCTAAGTATTTAGAATTATTAGAGTTAATGTATTTATGCTTAAGCTTAGGTTTTGAAGGTAAATACCGCGTTTTATCCCGAGGTTTAATTGAATTAGACGCCATTCGAGATTCTTTATACCGCCAAATTCGATCGTTACGTGGTGATGAGAAATCAAGTCTTTCGCCAAATTGGGAGCCTAAACAAGTGCAACGACATAAGCTGACAAGACAAACATCATGGGTAGGCATTGTCTGCGTAGTTCTGTTTTCTTTATGTGCTATCTATGGTGGTTTTTACTATGTATTAGACCAGCAATCAGCTCACGTTATTCAAGCATTTGAACACATTGAATTATAG
- the tssK gene encoding type VI secretion system baseplate subunit TssK, whose protein sequence is MQKVIWNEGMLLRPQHFQQNDRYYNHQLQTRTQQQHRFNWGFHSLSFDNHHLSVGKIVINQASGILPDGSLFDIQHQATPIIWESDEPKTNLTLYLALSLSTVNSPEARSDKEAGINTRYLSYDLTIADNNAQIQNLQTISCGELDFHIITEEELDNHWVKLKLCEIKQVTPEGAIQLNQNFEASFINGQHSSLVHRSLREVLTLVTHKADILAERITQSGHATSEIGDFLLLQLLNKYEPQLHYLNQCNQYHPEELYLLLATLQGELATYDSAQRRAELSLAYNHKEQGDSFERLLFRLRKQLNQSLKQNAFEIPLQKRNHGVLIAPISDTSLLQEASFILAARSHTDAETLRKQLPPQLKVGPVEKIRNLVNLQLPGITCRSLSVAPRQVPFHGDYCYFTLDLNANDRSQLTQSGGFAFHIAGDFPELSLFFWAIRNK, encoded by the coding sequence ATGCAAAAAGTAATATGGAATGAAGGCATGCTATTACGCCCTCAACATTTCCAGCAAAATGATCGTTATTATAATCATCAATTACAAACGAGAACCCAACAGCAACACCGCTTCAATTGGGGATTTCATTCTTTAAGTTTTGATAATCACCACCTATCTGTGGGAAAAATCGTGATAAATCAAGCCAGTGGTATTTTACCTGATGGTTCATTATTTGATATCCAGCACCAAGCAACGCCGATTATTTGGGAATCTGACGAACCAAAAACAAACCTCACATTATATTTGGCTTTATCTTTATCCACCGTGAATAGTCCGGAAGCTCGTAGTGACAAAGAAGCAGGCATTAACACTCGCTATCTTTCTTATGATCTCACTATTGCAGATAACAACGCTCAAATACAAAACTTACAAACAATCTCTTGTGGTGAATTAGATTTTCATATCATTACAGAAGAAGAACTAGATAATCACTGGGTAAAATTGAAACTCTGTGAAATAAAACAAGTCACTCCTGAAGGCGCAATACAGTTAAACCAAAACTTTGAAGCGAGTTTCATTAATGGTCAGCACTCTTCCTTGGTTCATCGCTCTTTGCGAGAAGTATTAACGTTAGTCACTCATAAAGCTGACATTCTTGCAGAACGAATTACTCAATCAGGCCATGCGACATCAGAGATCGGGGATTTTTTATTACTTCAATTACTGAATAAATACGAACCTCAATTGCACTACTTAAACCAATGCAATCAATATCATCCAGAAGAGTTGTACTTATTACTTGCCACACTACAAGGCGAATTAGCAACCTATGATTCAGCTCAACGTCGTGCAGAGTTAAGTCTTGCTTATAACCATAAAGAACAAGGGGATTCCTTCGAACGCCTTCTTTTCCGTCTTCGTAAACAATTAAACCAATCACTCAAACAAAATGCCTTTGAGATCCCACTTCAAAAACGTAATCACGGCGTTCTCATTGCTCCGATTTCAGATACGAGCTTGTTACAAGAAGCCTCCTTTATTCTTGCCGCCCGTTCTCATACGGATGCAGAAACGTTACGTAAGCAGCTTCCTCCACAGTTAAAAGTAGGCCCTGTTGAGAAAATTCGAAACTTAGTCAACTTACAATTACCAGGAATAACTTGCCGATCGTTATCGGTCGCACCACGACAAGTCCCTTTCCATGGCGATTATTGTTATTTTACTCTTGATTTGAATGCGAATGACCGATCTCAATTAACTCAATCAGGAGGTTTTGCGTTCCATATCGCTGGAGATTTTCCAGAACTGTCCCTCTTTTTTTGGGCTATAAGGAATAAATAA
- the tssJ gene encoding type VI secretion system lipoprotein TssJ, with protein MKSLFALLTILMFSGCSNTPEPTYVALTLNASANLNPDHVDRPSPLVIRIIELSSITSLENAEFFDLYNNAKANLGPDFIAEEEIILRPGDKKIIKLKLSEKGQYLAVIGAYQNIESADWRYIYTVEPEEAQKIELIATDTSIVKLERVKKKNTTPANNSHI; from the coding sequence ATGAAATCGTTGTTCGCTTTATTGACGATATTAATGTTCAGTGGCTGTAGCAATACCCCTGAACCAACCTACGTTGCATTAACCCTTAATGCTTCGGCAAATCTTAACCCTGATCATGTTGATCGTCCATCACCACTCGTTATCAGGATCATTGAACTGTCATCAATCACAAGTCTTGAGAATGCCGAATTCTTTGATTTATACAACAATGCAAAAGCCAATTTAGGTCCTGATTTTATTGCAGAAGAAGAAATAATCTTACGTCCCGGCGATAAAAAGATCATCAAACTAAAATTAAGTGAAAAAGGACAATACCTTGCTGTTATTGGCGCTTATCAAAATATTGAAAGTGCCGATTGGCGTTATATTTATACCGTTGAACCAGAAGAAGCTCAGAAAATAGAATTGATAGCGACGGATACCTCTATTGTAAAGCTGGAGCGCGTAAAGAAAAAAAACACAACCCCAGCTAATAACTCCCACATTTAG
- the tagH gene encoding type VI secretion system-associated FHA domain protein TagH, with the protein MELAFDIIQSQDLPIDTLPTFTFKKAGGTIGRSPNSDWYIADNKRQLSNVHVSISYENDQFFISDSSTNGTYLDGQEASLNNGELHPVSHGDIYELGLIKIRARLLQDPENYISPSQNTLDSSSNDEQSVFNMIPDDSFLSNAPIEELLNTDEDIILKQIEDAVPAQSQMDDTLLKEQFISPVLYDDFDEENDAASYTGEEQIIEDPIFSTQTRSTDNPIPESKEKTIEKENTAEQSQAYLAALSKGLGIELTNLEDPEQTLFDVGSALRSSINGIQQLLRTRTEIKNKLTANATTIQAQGNNPIKFSHDVNDALNVIIHHKPGYLQGIEAINQSCKDIQANQLAIHDACQHTLDALIEKLSPQTLTYRFVQDGIQTKFTKPDALYWQAYKKLHEQISHDSDWRNALLEQDFAKQYESQLQMLSAALRV; encoded by the coding sequence ATGGAACTCGCCTTTGATATTATTCAATCACAAGATTTACCTATCGATACCCTACCTACTTTTACCTTTAAAAAGGCAGGAGGCACCATTGGCCGTAGTCCCAATTCAGATTGGTATATCGCAGACAATAAACGCCAACTGTCGAATGTTCACGTATCCATAAGTTATGAAAATGATCAATTTTTCATTTCAGACAGCAGCACAAACGGAACTTATCTTGATGGGCAAGAGGCTTCACTAAACAACGGGGAATTGCACCCTGTTTCTCATGGTGATATTTACGAATTAGGTTTAATAAAAATTCGAGCTCGCTTGCTACAAGACCCAGAAAATTATATTTCACCAAGCCAAAACACGCTTGATTCTTCCTCAAATGATGAGCAATCTGTCTTTAATATGATCCCTGACGACAGTTTTTTAAGCAATGCGCCTATCGAAGAATTACTTAACACCGATGAAGACATTATTTTAAAACAAATCGAAGATGCGGTACCCGCTCAATCTCAAATGGACGATACCTTACTTAAAGAACAATTCATTTCTCCCGTTTTATATGATGACTTTGATGAAGAAAATGATGCGGCCTCTTATACCGGAGAAGAACAGATAATAGAAGACCCCATTTTTTCTACTCAAACTAGATCTACGGATAACCCAATACCAGAATCTAAAGAAAAAACGATAGAAAAAGAGAATACTGCCGAACAATCTCAAGCCTATTTAGCCGCGTTATCAAAAGGCCTAGGGATTGAATTAACCAATCTAGAAGATCCAGAGCAAACATTATTTGATGTTGGTAGCGCATTAAGAAGTTCGATCAATGGCATTCAACAGCTTTTACGAACCCGAACTGAAATTAAAAATAAACTCACCGCGAATGCCACCACCATTCAGGCTCAGGGAAATAACCCAATTAAGTTCAGCCATGATGTCAATGATGCCCTTAATGTCATTATTCACCATAAACCCGGCTATTTACAGGGGATTGAAGCCATAAACCAAAGCTGTAAAGACATACAAGCCAACCAACTCGCCATTCATGATGCTTGCCAACATACCTTGGATGCACTCATAGAAAAGCTATCACCACAGACATTAACATATCGGTTTGTACAGGATGGTATTCAAACAAAATTCACAAAACCAGACGCATTGTACTGGCAAGCCTATAAGAAACTGCATGAGCAAATAAGTCATGATTCTGATTGGAGAAATGCCTTACTAGAGCAAGACTTTGCGAAACAATACGAATCTCAACTGCAAATGTTATCTGCCGCTTTACGCGTGTAA
- a CDS encoding AAA-type ATPase lid domain-containing protein, with the protein MPQLKERTGDISLLAHFFVAQYAIEQNQPTPELSDGFLDSLQTYPFPGNVRELKNIIERCCIEDPHARRLNKSILLRVLNEFTVISPIVHSSNDSLLTGSLSTQIEQFEKTVLVQYLEKHQGHLQTIANRLELSKGSLDYRLRKFNLSAKEWRF; encoded by the coding sequence TTGCCGCAACTCAAAGAAAGAACAGGCGATATATCATTGCTCGCTCACTTCTTTGTTGCGCAATATGCCATAGAACAAAATCAACCAACACCAGAACTCAGTGATGGTTTTCTTGATTCATTACAAACGTATCCATTTCCTGGAAACGTTAGGGAGTTAAAGAATATTATAGAACGTTGCTGTATAGAAGATCCCCACGCGCGACGACTAAATAAATCCATTCTTTTACGTGTTCTGAATGAATTCACCGTAATATCACCCATCGTACATTCATCAAATGACTCACTATTAACAGGCAGTCTATCCACTCAAATAGAACAATTTGAGAAAACGGTGCTCGTTCAATATTTAGAGAAACATCAGGGTCATCTACAAACCATTGCGAACCGATTAGAGCTATCAAAAGGCTCTTTAGATTATCGTCTACGCAAATTTAATTTATCTGCCAAGGAATGGAGATTCTAA
- a CDS encoding sigma-54 factor interaction domain-containing protein yields MPAKLMNIHPVKDDNLMKVTQCWLQGIIKHSKATKVICFLSQTSGMELIKIAEGCSNGIQTCFSEPVSRGRDQKKKTISTEYNQFNTLTLCMSEGRNFNLHFSQCSDEIKNIIFTPSEHYELTDGEVEFMPLINSKKCVSGVLVFYFSDFITYKQSDRQTIQTLNSLAIDRVALTSKHQQELLKTRIDSPSHAQCIPANFNIIGNSNAMREVRLNISKALHINRNILVTGDTGSGKELIAKAIHQFGNRRNEPYVVQNCASIPEHLLESELFGYEKGAFTGADRNYIGLIRSADKGILFLDEIGDMPSSLQAKLLRVLEEKKVRPLGSTTIYDIDVKVIAATHQALMKKLNTVNFDKTFILG; encoded by the coding sequence ATGCCTGCCAAATTGATGAATATACACCCGGTTAAAGACGATAATCTAATGAAGGTAACTCAATGTTGGCTTCAAGGGATCATTAAGCACAGTAAAGCGACCAAAGTGATTTGCTTTCTTTCTCAAACCTCTGGAATGGAATTAATAAAAATAGCGGAAGGATGCAGTAATGGCATTCAAACTTGTTTTTCAGAGCCAGTATCAAGAGGTCGAGATCAGAAAAAAAAGACAATAAGTACCGAATATAATCAATTTAATACACTGACCTTATGCATGAGTGAAGGACGCAATTTTAACCTTCACTTTAGTCAATGTAGCGATGAAATCAAAAACATTATCTTTACCCCATCAGAGCATTATGAATTAACGGATGGAGAAGTAGAGTTTATGCCATTAATTAATTCTAAAAAATGTGTTTCTGGCGTACTCGTTTTCTATTTCTCAGATTTTATTACGTACAAACAAAGCGATCGACAAACAATACAAACATTAAATTCTCTCGCAATCGATCGTGTCGCGTTAACGAGTAAACACCAACAAGAATTATTAAAAACAAGAATAGACAGTCCCTCACACGCACAGTGCATTCCTGCTAATTTTAATATTATTGGAAACAGTAATGCGATGCGTGAAGTTCGACTCAATATATCTAAAGCACTCCATATTAACCGTAACATACTCGTCACTGGGGACACTGGCAGTGGCAAAGAATTAATAGCAAAAGCCATTCACCAATTTGGCAATCGTCGTAATGAACCTTATGTAGTACAGAACTGTGCCTCTATTCCTGAACATTTGTTAGAAAGTGAATTGTTTGGTTATGAAAAAGGGGCGTTTACTGGCGCTGACCGTAATTATATAGGCCTAATACGTTCGGCAGATAAAGGCATTCTATTTCTTGACGAAATAGGCGACATGCCCAGTTCATTGCAAGCCAAATTATTACGCGTTTTAGAAGAAAAAAAAGTTCGCCCTTTAGGATCAACAACAATTTATGACATTGATGTCAAAGTCATCGCAGCAACACACCAAGCATTAATGAAAAAATTGAACACGGTGAATTTCGACAAGACCTTTATTTTAGGTTAG
- the tssH gene encoding type VI secretion system ATPase TssH, with protein MINVELPQLIKTLDKESHLALEQAAQLCVTRGGHEVLCEDFILAALNNPQSFWNKACIQYEVSTENLIEALQHGRQSRSSESNNPVISTALIEWLQESYLYSMLEMKLSEILSANLLLTLLAHPNKYGHTPYYRELSVIPLTDLKQQVEGLINSVTENKTVNHEHQDALSAYTTNYTQLAKDNKIDPVLCRDSEIRQMIDILARRRKNNPMIVGEAGVGKTALVEGLAIKIAQGEVPDILENVSLLSLDLGLLQAGASIKGEFERRLNLVIKAVQQSLTPIILFIDEAHTLIGAGGQAGSNDAANLLKPALARGELRTIGATTWSEYKKYIEKDPALARRFQPIKVDEPTVSQAITILRGLADKYEESHGVYVRDDAIVAAAELSARYITGRQLPDKAIDLLDTACARVKINLKAKPQPLEALFHIIAITQRELNCVLRDKQAGIHIDEKHIYDLENKLQETQSKAQHLEHDWLNQKELAEALLTSRINVAQCDDSQECEQLLSIQKETYHALMKAQSNQVLVSYETCPSLVAEVISHWTGIPMSTLLRGQASQVLTLHTQLKQQIKGQDQAIIALQKAIQATAAGLNNPNAPTGVFLFVGPSGVGKTQTALAIADLMYGGEQFLTTINMSEFQEKHTVSRLIGSPPGYVGYGEGGVLTEAVRQRPYSVILLDEVEKADSEVMNLFYQVFDKGVVNDGEGREINFKQTLIIMTSNLASEHIESLCNQDELPSVESLTKAIRPILNQYFKPALVARMNIVPFYPLDLESMEALVDIRMQQLSQQLQKQRIALYYDAHIISHIAKSCTLTETGARNIDAIINGQLKPAFSSQILLALAQKEPLKAISVNIDEDGQVYCQFEQHGTGEEDVCLPN; from the coding sequence ATGATTAACGTAGAATTACCACAATTAATAAAAACATTAGATAAAGAGTCACACCTTGCTCTTGAGCAAGCCGCTCAACTTTGTGTCACTCGCGGTGGTCATGAAGTTCTATGTGAAGATTTTATTTTAGCCGCACTAAATAACCCTCAAAGTTTTTGGAATAAAGCCTGTATTCAATATGAGGTATCAACTGAAAATTTAATCGAGGCATTGCAACATGGTCGTCAAAGTCGATCCTCTGAAAGCAATAACCCTGTTATCTCTACAGCGCTTATTGAATGGCTTCAAGAAAGTTATTTATACTCAATGTTAGAAATGAAACTCTCTGAAATACTCTCAGCTAACTTACTGTTAACCCTACTGGCACACCCTAATAAATATGGCCATACTCCTTATTACCGTGAATTAAGTGTGATTCCTTTAACTGACTTAAAGCAACAAGTCGAAGGCTTAATCAATTCTGTTACTGAAAATAAAACAGTCAACCATGAACATCAAGATGCACTTAGCGCCTATACCACAAATTACACACAATTAGCAAAAGACAACAAGATTGATCCCGTTCTTTGTCGAGACAGTGAAATCCGCCAAATGATTGATATCTTGGCTCGTCGCCGTAAAAATAATCCTATGATTGTTGGTGAGGCGGGTGTTGGAAAAACGGCATTAGTTGAAGGTCTTGCAATAAAAATAGCGCAAGGCGAAGTCCCTGACATTTTAGAAAATGTCTCATTACTTTCCCTTGATCTTGGTTTATTACAAGCAGGTGCAAGCATTAAAGGCGAATTTGAACGTCGTCTAAATTTAGTGATCAAAGCAGTACAACAAAGCCTTACTCCGATTATTTTATTTATTGATGAAGCTCATACGCTTATTGGCGCTGGTGGGCAAGCAGGAAGTAACGATGCTGCCAATTTATTAAAACCCGCCTTAGCACGTGGAGAATTAAGAACAATTGGCGCGACAACATGGTCTGAATACAAAAAATACATCGAAAAGGATCCGGCTTTAGCTCGTCGCTTCCAACCGATAAAAGTCGACGAACCGACCGTTTCTCAAGCCATTACGATTCTAAGAGGATTGGCTGATAAATACGAAGAGAGCCATGGTGTCTATGTGAGAGATGATGCCATTGTTGCCGCCGCTGAATTATCAGCGCGTTATATTACCGGTCGACAATTACCAGACAAAGCCATTGATCTACTCGATACCGCGTGTGCACGTGTAAAAATAAACCTTAAAGCCAAACCTCAGCCTTTAGAAGCGTTATTTCATATTATCGCGATTACTCAACGAGAATTAAATTGTGTACTTAGAGATAAGCAGGCAGGTATTCATATTGATGAAAAGCACATATATGATCTTGAGAATAAACTGCAAGAAACACAGAGCAAAGCACAACACCTTGAGCACGATTGGCTTAATCAAAAAGAATTAGCTGAAGCACTATTAACGTCTCGTATTAATGTCGCTCAATGTGATGACAGCCAAGAATGTGAACAACTTCTGAGTATCCAAAAAGAGACCTATCATGCACTGATGAAAGCTCAATCAAACCAAGTCTTAGTTAGTTATGAAACCTGCCCATCACTTGTTGCTGAGGTCATTTCTCACTGGACCGGAATACCAATGAGTACCTTACTACGTGGACAAGCTTCTCAAGTATTAACGCTTCATACTCAATTAAAACAACAGATAAAAGGCCAAGATCAAGCCATTATTGCCTTACAGAAAGCAATTCAAGCCACGGCAGCAGGACTTAATAATCCCAATGCACCCACAGGCGTTTTCTTATTTGTAGGTCCAAGCGGCGTAGGGAAAACACAAACAGCACTAGCGATTGCTGATTTGATGTATGGCGGAGAACAATTTCTTACCACGATAAATATGTCCGAATTTCAAGAAAAACACACCGTTTCTCGATTGATCGGCTCACCTCCAGGCTACGTCGGCTATGGTGAAGGTGGTGTTCTAACCGAAGCCGTACGCCAACGCCCTTATTCTGTCATACTGTTAGATGAAGTTGAAAAAGCCGATTCTGAAGTCATGAACTTGTTCTATCAAGTCTTTGATAAAGGGGTAGTAAATGATGGTGAAGGTCGAGAAATAAATTTTAAACAAACCTTAATTATCATGACCTCAAACCTTGCCTCTGAACACATTGAGTCATTATGCAATCAAGACGAGTTACCTTCAGTAGAATCACTCACTAAAGCCATTCGTCCAATTCTGAATCAATATTTTAAGCCCGCGTTAGTCGCTCGTATGAATATCGTTCCTTTTTACCCACTGGATTTAGAGAGTATGGAAGCGCTTGTTGATATTCGTATGCAACAATTAAGTCAACAATTACAAAAGCAGCGTATAGCCCTCTACTACGATGCTCATATTATTAGCCATATAGCCAAAAGCTGCACGCTAACAGAAACCGGGGCTCGTAATATTGATGCCATTATTAATGGTCAGCTTAAACCTGCATTTTCATCTCAAATACTATTGGCTCTTGCTCAAAAAGAACCTTTAAAAGCAATCTCAGTGAATATTGATGAGGATGGGCAAGTATATTGTCAATTTGAACAGCACGGTACAGGTGAGGAAGACGTATGCCTGCCAAATTGA
- the tssG gene encoding type VI secretion system baseplate subunit TssG, whose amino-acid sequence MATTNGATTSNLSPISKNKAIDIKIEYIGQLSLMKALDHVCHQLIQYHPWSYDEAYDRIQFIANPSQGFAPREIQTVTVLMQDDGLPKVLLTLNMLSLIGASSPLPHYYNDYLQQDENNIIKPFLDIFHHRLHRLIRSVWQKYRYNAAFRKGANDPFSQHIFALLGLKSEELRDDDSINWSRLFPYLGLLSQRVRSANTIEGLLRYYFQHPNIHIEECILRHCKIPNQQQCTLGNTNSLLGADVVLGDSTPDRANKFRIHITELTWDHFHSFLTNKPNWITLNRLVRFTVKDPLDFDIQLHLKNDEPRPLTLSESNECCLGWTSWLGSKPNEGRITLSGKTL is encoded by the coding sequence ATGGCAACCACGAATGGGGCAACAACCTCTAATTTAAGTCCAATATCAAAAAATAAAGCGATTGATATAAAGATAGAATACATTGGACAACTGTCACTAATGAAAGCCTTAGATCACGTTTGTCATCAACTTATTCAATACCATCCTTGGTCTTATGATGAAGCCTATGATCGTATTCAATTCATCGCAAATCCATCACAAGGCTTTGCACCAAGAGAGATACAAACCGTGACCGTTCTCATGCAGGACGATGGTCTACCAAAAGTACTCTTAACGCTTAATATGCTATCGCTGATTGGGGCTTCATCACCTCTGCCTCATTATTATAATGATTATTTACAACAAGATGAAAACAACATCATCAAACCATTTTTAGATATTTTCCACCACCGCTTACATCGCCTTATCCGTAGTGTCTGGCAAAAATACCGCTACAACGCTGCTTTTCGCAAAGGCGCTAATGATCCTTTTTCTCAGCATATTTTTGCATTATTGGGATTAAAAAGTGAAGAGCTACGCGATGATGATTCAATCAATTGGTCTCGATTATTTCCATACTTAGGGTTACTCAGCCAACGAGTTCGATCGGCAAATACCATTGAAGGCCTACTTCGTTATTACTTTCAACACCCAAATATACACATTGAAGAGTGCATTCTACGCCATTGTAAAATTCCGAATCAGCAGCAATGCACATTAGGAAATACAAACTCCTTACTCGGAGCCGATGTTGTTCTTGGTGACAGCACGCCAGATCGTGCAAACAAATTTAGAATTCATATAACTGAATTAACTTGGGATCATTTTCATTCATTTTTAACCAATAAACCAAACTGGATCACATTAAATCGCTTAGTTCGATTCACTGTAAAAGATCCGCTAGATTTCGATATTCAACTTCATTTAAAAAACGATGAACCCCGTCCATTAACGCTATCAGAAAGTAATGAATGCTGTCTGGGTTGGACAAGTTGGCTCGGCTCAAAACCAAATGAAGGACGCATAACACTTTCAGGGAAGACATTATGA